A genome region from Candidatus Hydrogenedentota bacterium includes the following:
- a CDS encoding SUMF1/EgtB/PvdO family nonheme iron enzyme, with the protein MAKLKCPKCFHVNPEGQEVCINCRTPLPKIRIEARTDPTPPPEASEIQFRRGQVVAQRYTVLRLIGRGGMGCIYKVHDNTLGEEVALKTLLPQLARDQLVVERFFNEARIARRLAHPNIVRVHDIGTAGNIIYISMEFVEGISLRQSLERQRPDTPLPLLQVLTIMDELCAALEYAHQFTVHRDIKPENVMLSSDGRVKLMDFGISKLMADTRLTGASVVMGTPFYMAPEQLRNSRDVDARADVYSVGVMMYELLTGNVPTGVPKAVSEIMKAVPPELDAVIGRCVEPDPKNRFQNATELRQAIAPLRQALQTGGRLKTGRRTAGAGGGGGRLRRPLGAALAALLLAATAFGVYRAEMSARGLAPEQEETSAAPEGTAERYDLLAPLVLRAREAADTRSQRVEGALRKAYDAGEEVWQTAQQRNEADGAEAARLAECALQCYLACLMWPKEMVFIPPGETEVNGARVTVPPFFIDETEVTAGKYREFCERAPGGWVNPLPQDYAPDWPAVLVAYYDAQAYAAANQKLLPTEAQWARAAYGNIPADYPWGNSWEEGAAKTLGTGDAGMPATVKSYGKDLSRYGCWDMAGNVTEWTRSPFAPKDEAQPGGTPDFGVPMAVRGGHYNAAAVRLTDSFAASYEKRDPTLGFRCVLEIPTRRDIVESILDKA; encoded by the coding sequence ATGGCGAAGCTGAAATGCCCGAAATGCTTTCACGTGAATCCCGAAGGACAGGAGGTCTGCATCAATTGCAGGACGCCTCTGCCGAAGATTCGAATTGAGGCGCGTACCGACCCCACGCCGCCCCCGGAGGCTTCGGAAATCCAATTCCGCAGAGGCCAGGTCGTTGCGCAGCGCTACACCGTGTTGCGGCTGATCGGGCGCGGCGGCATGGGCTGCATCTACAAGGTCCACGACAACACACTCGGCGAAGAAGTGGCCCTGAAAACGCTGCTCCCGCAATTGGCGCGCGATCAGCTCGTGGTCGAGCGGTTCTTCAACGAGGCGCGCATCGCCCGGCGGCTCGCGCACCCGAACATCGTGCGCGTCCATGACATCGGCACGGCGGGGAACATCATCTATATATCGATGGAGTTCGTCGAGGGCATTTCCCTGCGGCAGTCGCTCGAGCGCCAGCGGCCCGACACGCCGCTGCCGCTGCTCCAGGTGCTCACCATCATGGACGAACTCTGCGCCGCGCTGGAGTACGCCCACCAATTCACGGTTCATCGCGACATCAAGCCGGAAAACGTGATGCTGAGCAGTGACGGTCGCGTGAAACTCATGGACTTCGGCATCTCGAAGCTGATGGCCGACACGCGGCTGACCGGCGCTTCCGTGGTCATGGGCACGCCGTTTTACATGGCGCCCGAGCAGTTGCGCAACAGCCGCGACGTGGACGCGCGGGCGGACGTTTACAGCGTCGGTGTCATGATGTACGAGCTGTTGACCGGCAACGTGCCCACGGGCGTGCCAAAGGCCGTGTCGGAAATCATGAAGGCCGTCCCGCCGGAATTGGACGCGGTCATCGGCCGGTGTGTCGAGCCCGACCCTAAGAACCGGTTCCAGAACGCAACCGAATTGCGGCAGGCCATAGCGCCGCTGCGTCAAGCGCTTCAGACCGGCGGCAGGCTCAAGACCGGCAGGCGGACCGCCGGCGCGGGGGGCGGGGGCGGGCGGCTGCGACGGCCCCTCGGCGCGGCGCTGGCGGCGTTATTGCTGGCCGCAACGGCTTTCGGGGTATACCGGGCGGAAATGAGCGCACGAGGGCTTGCTCCCGAACAGGAGGAAACGTCCGCGGCGCCCGAGGGCACAGCGGAACGGTACGACTTGCTGGCTCCGCTGGTGCTGCGGGCGCGCGAAGCCGCGGACACGCGCTCCCAGCGGGTCGAGGGCGCGTTGCGCAAAGCATACGATGCCGGCGAAGAAGTCTGGCAAACGGCCCAGCAAAGGAACGAAGCAGACGGTGCGGAAGCCGCGCGGCTGGCGGAATGCGCACTGCAATGCTACTTGGCCTGCCTGATGTGGCCGAAAGAAATGGTCTTCATTCCGCCCGGCGAAACGGAGGTGAACGGGGCGCGCGTGACCGTGCCGCCGTTCTTCATCGACGAGACCGAAGTCACCGCTGGGAAGTATCGCGAATTCTGTGAACGCGCGCCGGGCGGATGGGTCAATCCGCTGCCGCAGGATTACGCGCCGGACTGGCCCGCCGTCCTGGTGGCGTACTACGATGCGCAGGCCTATGCGGCCGCAAACCAGAAACTGCTGCCCACCGAAGCCCAATGGGCGCGCGCCGCCTATGGCAATATCCCCGCGGACTACCCCTGGGGGAACTCCTGGGAAGAGGGCGCCGCCAAGACCTTGGGCACAGGCGACGCGGGCATGCCTGCCACGGTAAAGAGTTACGGCAAGGACTTGAGCCGCTACGGTTGCTGGGACATGGCCGGTAATGTGACCGAGTGGACGCGCTCTCCGTTTGCGCCCAAGGACGAAGCGCAGCCCGGCGGAACGCCGGATTTTGGGGTGCCCATGGCCGTACGCGGCGGTCACTATAACGCCGCCGCCGTGCGCCTTACCGACTCCTTTGCCGCGTCCTACGAAAAACGCGACCCGACACTGGGATTCCGCTGTGTTCTCGAGATTCCGACGCGGCGGGATATCGTTGAGAGCATCCTGGACAAGGCGTGA
- a CDS encoding glycosyltransferase family 2 protein, whose translation MPDAFDMTVALITRDRAETLPTCLQHLEVQDFPQARFEILVLDNDSSDGTGEMLKRYAGGAPVRTRCVRLSPAASWPDARNLALREAAGQWVLFLDQDLLAGPRLVSRHVMAHQERAVPAAFVGHLLFHPQADPMTLTSGFLPEEYTALPEDAPLSYLDWREHNFSIGRSLALEADGFAVDFIFPHFQAAEFGWRLRERGVSAYYLNHAQAYIWRPLMFEAARTRAYAIGYSLRALAQKTGEALILGRYAVHRSRARRIYDWLTMPYVVRACERLDANTRPYAFYLRRIMRYEMYRGYRDALEGRPPRYREVHSVPAS comes from the coding sequence ATGCCGGATGCATTCGACATGACCGTCGCGCTTATTACGCGAGACCGCGCGGAGACGCTCCCTACCTGCCTCCAGCATCTGGAAGTGCAAGACTTTCCGCAGGCCCGGTTCGAGATTCTCGTCCTCGATAACGACAGCTCCGATGGGACCGGCGAAATGCTGAAGCGGTACGCTGGAGGCGCGCCGGTGCGGACGCGCTGTGTACGCCTTTCGCCCGCGGCATCCTGGCCGGACGCACGCAACCTGGCGCTGCGCGAGGCTGCGGGGCAATGGGTACTGTTTCTGGACCAAGATCTGCTGGCGGGGCCGCGGCTGGTCTCGCGGCATGTCATGGCTCACCAGGAACGCGCCGTCCCGGCGGCGTTTGTCGGCCACCTCTTGTTCCACCCTCAAGCGGACCCAATGACCCTGACCAGCGGATTTCTGCCGGAGGAATATACGGCGCTGCCGGAGGACGCGCCGCTATCCTATCTGGATTGGCGCGAGCACAACTTCAGTATCGGCCGCAGCTTGGCCCTGGAAGCAGACGGCTTCGCCGTGGACTTCATCTTCCCACATTTTCAGGCGGCGGAATTCGGGTGGCGCCTCCGCGAACGCGGCGTTTCCGCGTATTACCTGAACCATGCGCAGGCTTATATCTGGCGTCCGTTGATGTTCGAGGCCGCGCGCACCCGCGCATACGCCATTGGATACTCGCTGCGGGCCTTGGCGCAGAAGACGGGCGAAGCGCTTATTCTGGGGCGATACGCCGTTCACCGGTCTCGGGCGCGCCGTATCTATGACTGGTTGACGATGCCTTACGTCGTGCGCGCATGCGAACGCCTGGACGCAAACACGCGCCCCTACGCTTTCTACTTGCGCCGCATAATGCGCTATGAGATGTATCGGGGCTACCGGGACGCGCTGGAAGGCCGTCCGCCGCGTTATCGGGAAGTGCATAGCGTGCCCGCCAGTTGA
- a CDS encoding metallophosphoesterase: protein MRLIHTSDVHLDASFAGCGMPPSQGNWRRQRLRELLLEILRRAASWPADAVLIAGDLFCLGRLSRETVTFLREAFELVRPVPVLIAPGNEDPAVPASPYGIESWPPNVHIFECAEWTGWQHPGAPLTIHGFGFDGPEPSRNPFGGLVIPEDGRVHVAVAHGSERTHLPPDKAPVAPFDAASAAAPGLAYLALGHYHNVLQVTGGFDTHVWYSGAPEGHGFHETGPHHYLEIELDAETPPRVTVRPASVSRTTYVVRDLDCTALDTRDAVADAIRALAQEAQGDVIARITLTGVCPPALRESFRAIREAVSDACTFLDLLDETEPAEAYEELARAHTSLGLFVRRLNQQLADSVEERRRRMLARAREVGLAAYRDSDVAIRSLEGNPR, encoded by the coding sequence ATGAGACTTATTCACACATCGGACGTGCACCTCGATGCGTCTTTCGCAGGCTGCGGAATGCCGCCCAGCCAGGGCAATTGGCGCCGCCAGCGCCTGCGCGAACTTTTGCTCGAAATCCTGCGGCGCGCCGCGTCCTGGCCGGCGGATGCCGTCCTCATCGCGGGCGATCTCTTTTGTCTTGGCCGGCTCAGCCGCGAGACGGTCACCTTCCTACGCGAGGCCTTCGAGCTCGTGCGTCCCGTGCCCGTGCTGATCGCGCCGGGCAATGAAGACCCGGCCGTGCCCGCGTCGCCCTACGGCATCGAATCGTGGCCGCCGAACGTGCATATTTTCGAATGCGCGGAATGGACCGGGTGGCAGCATCCCGGCGCACCTCTGACCATACACGGCTTCGGATTTGACGGGCCGGAGCCTTCGCGCAATCCGTTTGGCGGCCTGGTCATCCCCGAAGACGGCCGCGTTCATGTCGCCGTGGCGCATGGCTCCGAACGCACGCACCTGCCGCCCGACAAGGCACCTGTCGCGCCGTTTGACGCGGCTTCCGCCGCTGCGCCGGGGCTGGCGTATCTGGCGCTCGGTCATTATCACAATGTTCTGCAGGTCACAGGCGGCTTTGACACGCACGTCTGGTATTCCGGCGCGCCGGAAGGGCACGGGTTCCACGAGACGGGCCCGCATCATTATCTGGAAATCGAGCTGGACGCGGAGACCCCCCCGCGGGTCACGGTGCGGCCCGCCAGTGTCTCGCGGACTACCTATGTCGTGCGCGACCTGGATTGCACGGCGCTCGATACGCGCGACGCCGTGGCCGATGCGATACGCGCGCTTGCACAGGAGGCGCAAGGCGACGTCATTGCGCGGATCACGCTGACTGGGGTGTGCCCGCCCGCGCTGCGGGAGTCCTTTCGTGCCATCCGCGAGGCGGTCTCGGATGCCTGCACGTTCCTGGACTTGCTCGATGAAACGGAGCCCGCGGAGGCCTATGAGGAATTGGCGCGGGCGCACACGAGTCTGGGGCTGTTCGTGCGCCGTCTTAATCAGCAACTGGCGGATTCCGTGGAGGAACGGCGGCGGCGCATGCTCGCCCGGGCGCGCGAGGTTGGGCTGGCGGCCTATCGCGACAGCGATGTGGCGATTCGCAGCTTGGAGGGCAACCCCCGGTGA
- a CDS encoding AAA family ATPase — protein sequence MRIRRISIDGYGRLTGQAHEFAPGLQVVVGPNERGKSTMRAFIGDMLFGQRRHPGEPVYDEARDFRAPWGDPERYGGALVYELDTGRQVEVTRGFAPGRESVRVYDRTEGRDVTEEFELLRNGEPDFAGAHLGLSKEVFLGAATISHLTLEELAEGEALARIRERLLALADSGGEALSAENALRRLNDRMDATGRPGVRGKPLSNARIRLDEVNREYRAALEAQEAVAEIEEQRGNVLRQCAEVRTRRAALEQQLQLLEQHDRASRLAGAESLAARIDTATQHCFSLGAAVREFPLNQLPEVQRAENRVSTARVQLKRTRDELKKVRRQFEEEFRRSGALSDKAPVEIDEAAEARLGELAAAIERLRERLAEADEQVLAAQERIDAAQVQVNTFPDFSRLAPDPVAWLTQLSSSFDVAVRTRDEECERRAQLRREVAQRKERLAAAQSLFSECPDFPEKAREYDLTKRMLDEQRGRLASYLQALRNTEEEIVEKLPGFRFLSAGLGAFMLLLVAGYFYFGHAAMLLPAAFTLVAMLYFLLNLGYARRRLEKARADVQQTSQELEALDESRPQQDSPIVVMMRREGCETVRELEARYDAYRTALAELAAREEVLAAVETRAAEAEDRVARLFERFQETFRQVGEEVTGETDIKRAAGRAVTRYQEYREAKARFMDCRATLEKLQQGRRRYQSELEAMLGEQGALAATVRAAMQEDGFPDGQDYPDILAALRAWREYQSTSRERRARAQVLQEKSHDLERQVKTEELELEKCEQGLAHLLARAGVSSTEQWRSMAEQAREYREIWDKRVALQEQLDAVLRGEDIQALRGAVQTAGELPPKPRRSRDDIQADAAACAAKTEAHLREEHRLLLQIAERTAGVRSLNEIEEERAVLERQVEDLELEMEAASYALAHIQEIARDRHARIGPALAELASAYLAEITDGAYAEIRLERDFSVCVPLAAAGRVLERPEKSLSKGTIDQVYLALRLALVRAMSRNGESVPMLLDDPFANYDDARLERTMRLIARIAADNQVILFTCREDVTRAAEAVRAPVLRL from the coding sequence GTGAGAATCCGCAGGATTTCCATCGACGGTTATGGCCGCCTCACGGGTCAGGCACACGAGTTTGCGCCGGGCCTTCAGGTCGTCGTGGGACCGAACGAGCGGGGCAAATCCACCATGCGCGCGTTCATCGGCGACATGCTCTTTGGCCAGCGGCGGCATCCCGGGGAGCCGGTCTACGACGAAGCGCGGGATTTCCGGGCGCCTTGGGGCGACCCCGAACGCTATGGCGGCGCGCTGGTCTACGAATTGGACACGGGCCGGCAGGTGGAAGTGACGCGCGGCTTTGCGCCGGGGCGCGAATCCGTCCGCGTTTATGACCGCACCGAAGGCCGGGACGTCACGGAGGAGTTCGAGTTGTTGCGCAATGGCGAGCCGGATTTCGCGGGCGCGCATCTGGGACTCTCGAAGGAAGTCTTTCTCGGCGCCGCGACGATAAGCCACCTTACGCTGGAAGAACTGGCGGAGGGCGAAGCGCTGGCGCGGATCCGCGAGCGGCTCCTGGCCCTGGCGGACTCGGGCGGCGAGGCGCTGTCGGCGGAAAACGCGCTGCGGCGGCTGAATGACCGGATGGACGCGACCGGCCGGCCGGGCGTGCGCGGAAAGCCGCTTTCAAACGCGCGAATCCGGCTCGATGAGGTCAACCGGGAGTACCGGGCCGCGCTCGAGGCGCAGGAGGCCGTCGCGGAAATCGAGGAGCAGCGGGGCAACGTGCTGCGGCAATGCGCCGAAGTGCGCACGCGCCGCGCCGCGCTGGAACAGCAGTTGCAACTTCTCGAGCAGCACGATCGCGCGTCGCGCCTGGCCGGGGCAGAGAGTCTTGCCGCGCGTATCGACACCGCCACGCAGCATTGTTTCTCGCTGGGCGCGGCCGTGCGCGAGTTTCCCCTGAACCAGTTGCCGGAGGTGCAACGGGCCGAGAATCGCGTCTCCACGGCGCGTGTGCAGCTTAAGCGGACGCGCGATGAACTGAAAAAGGTGCGCCGCCAGTTTGAAGAGGAATTCCGCCGGTCCGGCGCGCTCAGCGACAAAGCGCCGGTGGAGATCGATGAGGCTGCCGAGGCGCGCCTGGGCGAATTGGCCGCCGCCATCGAGCGGCTGCGTGAGCGTCTGGCCGAGGCGGACGAGCAGGTGCTGGCTGCCCAGGAGCGCATCGACGCAGCGCAGGTTCAGGTCAATACGTTTCCAGACTTCAGCCGCCTCGCCCCGGACCCCGTGGCGTGGCTCACACAGCTCTCGAGTTCCTTCGATGTGGCCGTGCGCACCCGGGACGAGGAATGTGAGCGCCGCGCGCAGTTGCGGCGCGAAGTCGCACAGCGCAAGGAACGGCTCGCCGCCGCGCAATCGCTCTTCTCGGAATGCCCGGACTTTCCGGAAAAGGCCCGCGAATACGACTTGACCAAGCGCATGCTCGACGAACAGCGCGGCCGGCTGGCCAGCTATCTGCAGGCCTTGCGCAACACCGAAGAGGAAATCGTGGAGAAACTGCCCGGATTCCGGTTTCTGTCCGCCGGTCTGGGCGCGTTCATGCTGCTGCTGGTGGCCGGCTACTTCTATTTCGGCCATGCGGCCATGCTGCTTCCCGCCGCGTTTACGCTGGTCGCAATGCTCTATTTTCTGCTGAATCTCGGTTATGCGCGCAGGCGGCTTGAGAAGGCCCGCGCGGACGTGCAGCAGACCAGTCAGGAATTGGAGGCGCTCGACGAAAGCCGGCCGCAGCAGGACTCGCCGATAGTCGTCATGATGCGCCGCGAGGGTTGCGAGACCGTGCGCGAACTGGAAGCGCGCTATGACGCCTACCGGACCGCCCTCGCGGAACTGGCGGCGCGCGAGGAGGTGCTCGCCGCGGTGGAAACCCGGGCGGCCGAGGCGGAGGATCGCGTGGCGCGCCTCTTCGAGCGGTTCCAGGAGACCTTCCGCCAAGTGGGCGAGGAGGTAACGGGCGAGACCGATATCAAGCGTGCGGCCGGGCGCGCGGTCACGCGGTATCAGGAGTACCGGGAAGCCAAGGCGCGCTTCATGGACTGCCGCGCCACGCTCGAGAAGCTGCAGCAGGGGCGGCGGCGCTACCAGAGCGAGCTTGAAGCCATGCTCGGGGAGCAAGGCGCGCTTGCGGCGACGGTTCGGGCCGCCATGCAGGAAGACGGCTTCCCGGACGGGCAGGACTATCCGGACATCCTGGCGGCGCTTCGCGCATGGCGCGAATATCAGAGCACGTCGCGCGAGCGGCGCGCGCGCGCGCAAGTGCTCCAGGAAAAGTCGCACGACCTCGAACGCCAAGTCAAGACTGAGGAACTGGAATTGGAGAAGTGCGAGCAAGGTCTCGCGCATCTGCTGGCGCGCGCGGGCGTTTCCTCCACCGAGCAGTGGCGGAGCATGGCCGAGCAGGCCCGTGAATACCGGGAAATATGGGACAAACGGGTCGCCTTGCAGGAACAGCTGGACGCCGTGCTGCGCGGGGAAGATATCCAGGCGCTGCGCGGGGCGGTCCAGACCGCAGGCGAATTGCCGCCGAAGCCGCGCCGCTCCCGGGACGACATTCAGGCCGATGCCGCGGCATGCGCGGCGAAGACCGAGGCGCACCTGCGCGAGGAACACCGGCTCTTGCTCCAAATCGCGGAACGCACCGCGGGCGTGCGTTCGTTGAATGAGATCGAGGAAGAGCGGGCCGTCCTCGAACGGCAGGTGGAAGACCTGGAACTCGAAATGGAGGCGGCCAGCTACGCGCTCGCACACATCCAGGAGATTGCGCGCGACCGGCATGCCCGCATTGGACCGGCCCTCGCCGAGCTTGCCAGCGCGTACCTGGCGGAAATCACGGACGGCGCTTACGCCGAGATCCGGCTTGAACGCGACTTCTCCGTGTGCGTGCCGCTGGCCGCGGCGGGCCGCGTTCTCGAGCGCCCCGAGAAATCGCTCAGCAAGGGAACCATCGACCAGGTGTACCTTGCGTTGCGGCTTGCGCTCGTGCGCGCCATGAGCCGCAATGGGGAATCGGTGCCCATGCTGCTGGACGACCCCTTCGCAAATTACGACGATGCGCGGCTCGAGCGGACCATGCGCCTCATCGCGCGCATCGCCGCGGATAATCAAGTGATCCTGTTCACGTGCCGGGAAGACGTCACCCGCGCCGCCGAAGCCGTGCGGGCGCCGGTTCTCCGGCTATAA
- a CDS encoding SAM-dependent chlorinase/fluorinase: MASPITLTTDFGARDPYVAAMKGVILRVCPEAPVVDLMHDIAPQDIWEAALFLAGAAPWFPVGTVHLVVVDPGVGTDRLPIAVAAGGQVFVCPDNGVLTFVLRACDFERAHVINNAAFMLPAISATFHGRDVFAPAAARVAAGADLASVGPPLDRIAQLDAPEPRTGPGKTVLGEIVHIDRFGNAITNIPESLVCSLRAPEVHAPGVTVPAISRTYGDASRDGALALIGSSGYLEIAVNRGSAAAAFGLRRGMPVRVRQNL, from the coding sequence ATGGCCAGCCCGATCACCTTGACCACCGATTTCGGCGCGCGCGATCCCTATGTCGCGGCGATGAAAGGCGTGATTCTGCGCGTGTGCCCGGAGGCGCCCGTGGTGGACCTCATGCACGACATTGCGCCCCAGGATATCTGGGAAGCGGCGCTGTTTCTGGCTGGGGCCGCGCCTTGGTTCCCCGTGGGCACGGTCCATCTCGTCGTGGTGGACCCGGGGGTCGGCACGGACCGCCTCCCCATTGCCGTGGCGGCGGGCGGGCAGGTCTTCGTCTGCCCGGACAATGGCGTGCTCACCTTTGTGTTGCGCGCCTGCGATTTCGAGCGGGCCCACGTCATCAACAACGCGGCGTTCATGCTCCCCGCAATCAGCGCGACCTTCCACGGCCGCGACGTCTTTGCGCCGGCCGCCGCACGGGTCGCCGCCGGGGCGGACCTCGCATCGGTGGGGCCGCCGCTGGACCGTATCGCGCAGTTGGACGCTCCGGAACCGCGCACCGGGCCGGGTAAGACGGTCTTGGGCGAGATCGTTCACATTGACCGGTTCGGGAACGCCATTACGAACATCCCGGAAAGTCTGGTCTGCTCATTGCGCGCCCCGGAAGTGCATGCGCCGGGCGTTACGGTCCCCGCGATCAGCCGAACTTACGGCGACGCGTCACGGGACGGTGCGCTGGCGCTCATTGGCAGCAGCGGGTACTTGGAGATTGCGGTCAACCGCGGCAGCGCGGCCGCGGCGTTCGGCCTGCGCCGTGGCATGCCGGTGCGCGTGCGTCAGAACTTGTAG
- a CDS encoding outer membrane protein transport protein encodes MRSNFTVDLMASSLSSPHSPRRAAARLLGALFFLLGTGVYANEGALLFGNDAQHLARGASGVASPRSAYWSYLNPASMVDLDRRIDLNWYTVFTNIQLRPRGLLGNRFDGNQESRDIFNITSGGVIWPLERGTLGVGLYIPSGTGTDYGHSRNWLSRVFQGNADRKLMYQHARLVLAYAHEFDNGWAVGFGLHGSVSRFKSDHLTLSLRPAEAGFDWDEALGAGFNVGVYKAWEKWSVGAVYASRHWSQHFEEFEDLLSHTLDTPHTFQCGVAYRVTPRVELTLDYKFLWWEEVAAYGNSVADGGFGWKNQHGLKFGVEFKATDRLRLMAGFAHSTSPITEEHAFMSALCPVTVEDHVTVGLTYAINDRHELHFAMVHGFLNMVKDSGNGDIFSFLGRGTSVGSDGNSLAFGYSYKF; translated from the coding sequence ATGCGTAGCAATTTCACTGTCGACCTTATGGCCTCTTCCCTTTCCTCCCCTCATTCCCCGCGCCGAGCAGCCGCCCGGCTGCTCGGCGCCCTCTTCTTTCTCCTGGGCACCGGGGTGTACGCGAATGAGGGCGCGCTCTTGTTTGGGAACGACGCCCAGCACCTTGCGCGCGGCGCAAGCGGGGTTGCCAGCCCGCGCAGCGCGTACTGGAGTTACCTGAACCCGGCCAGCATGGTCGACCTTGACCGGCGCATCGACCTGAACTGGTACACGGTGTTCACGAACATCCAGTTGAGGCCGCGCGGCCTGCTCGGCAATCGCTTCGACGGCAACCAGGAGTCCCGGGACATCTTTAATATCACCTCGGGCGGCGTTATCTGGCCATTGGAGCGGGGCACGCTGGGCGTCGGCCTCTACATTCCCAGCGGTACGGGCACGGACTACGGGCACTCCCGCAACTGGCTTAGCCGGGTCTTCCAGGGGAACGCGGACCGGAAGCTGATGTATCAGCACGCCCGGCTCGTGCTCGCATACGCCCATGAATTCGACAACGGCTGGGCCGTCGGCTTCGGCCTGCACGGGTCCGTGTCGCGGTTCAAGTCGGACCATCTCACGCTGTCCCTGCGGCCGGCCGAAGCGGGATTCGACTGGGACGAGGCGCTGGGCGCGGGTTTCAATGTGGGCGTCTACAAGGCTTGGGAGAAATGGTCTGTTGGCGCGGTATATGCGTCGCGGCACTGGTCCCAGCACTTCGAGGAGTTCGAGGACCTTCTCTCCCACACTCTGGACACCCCGCACACATTTCAGTGCGGCGTCGCATACCGGGTAACGCCGCGCGTGGAGCTGACGCTGGACTACAAATTCCTGTGGTGGGAGGAGGTGGCGGCGTACGGCAACAGCGTGGCGGACGGCGGCTTTGGCTGGAAGAACCAGCACGGGCTCAAGTTCGGCGTGGAATTCAAGGCCACGGACCGGCTGCGCCTCATGGCGGGTTTCGCCCATTCCACATCCCCGATAACGGAAGAGCACGCGTTCATGAGCGCTTTGTGCCCCGTGACGGTCGAGGACCATGTGACCGTCGGCCTGACCTACGCGATCAACGACCGGCACGAATTGCACTTCGCGATGGTTCACGGCTTCCTGAACATGGTAAAAGACTCCGGGAACGGCGACATCTTCTCGTTCCTGGGCCGGGGCACCAGCGTTGGTTCCGACGGCAACAGTCTCGCGTTCGGCTATTCCTACAAGTTCTGA